One window of Cohnella hashimotonis genomic DNA carries:
- a CDS encoding S-layer homology domain-containing protein, which translates to MYRKLIKRYMPLLLAAVLAVQPLVPAGAAETAAGPGSMESASGGESAGSGAAGWSDRLPAWATTEVGELADAGVVNGYEDGTFRPDRAVTRAEFTVMLNRLLAQLPKNGLVEGDQSQEAIFTDVKDEWYAEDVNKAARMGLVQGDATGAFRPQALLNRQETAVMLGRLTGRKAERAVEFTDSGRIPAWAAPAISALHEAGIVQGYEDGAFRGEKSLTRAEAAVALHRTLKLLKGPDKAAPLTVAVKSDEGQPLAHALVRVHAKGKRAQLASGRTDAQGKFVLPGEWESGSYDIYATSDGVAGFRSVDWMPGTTAYELVARKAAVLEGKLTGDDGKAAAGIVLAFTTNPTFYAITKADGSFTAYVEPERVYRLSYIADDSIRAAAAKSGTTEPELLQTEQAKQALGLLDSEAAKSDGCKCVRTEAPGTFTAPKAGDRLELGVLRLDGRVPSSGGGGGGGTQPDLTPPAVPGGLKAEPGDGLIALAWTANAESDLAGYRIYGREEGTEAWTIQADAGVSVSYTAKGLTNDRAYEFAVAAYDKSGNASAKSELVRAKPKADGPPPDVTPPEVPGGVRTEAGDGKVMLTWDPSSEDDQAGYRIYWRVSDGAAWSEFDKPGRESGHTITGLTNGTTYDFAVSAYDASGNESAKSQTRRETPRGDQTPDREPPAVPSGLKAEPGVRKIELSWTANIEVDLDSYRIYSRVQGSQTWSGGVDVGLETTYTVLDVWHDRTYEFAIAAYDTSGNISHMSAIVSATPLSEEEPDTTPPAVPAGLAAVAGEGRIALNWTANEEDDLAGYRVYVRAAGASSWGAALEAGIGASYTATGLTGGIAYELAVSAYDESDNESAKSGAVQATPTGGGGNLPPDPGSVASELPASGQASFQEMTDFLYTGPNPIQTGVQPGAIEADRAGVLRGRVLDSAQAPVGGVRITVLDHPEWGQTLSRADGMFDLAVNGDGIWTLQYEKDGYMTVQRKKQATPGDYEHLEDVVLTAYDSKVTQVQLEDSTELQAAQGTPVTDEDGTRQSTVLFPAGTTATMRLPDGTEQPLTSISFRSTEYTAGPEGPKAMPGELPPYVAYTYAVELSADEAVQAGATEVTFDREVYHYLDNFIGFPVGEAVPNAYYDREKGRWIAAPNGKVIKIVSVKNGLAAIDADGDGEADGEEQLAKLGVTEEELRKLAELYAPGKTLWRVPITHFTPYDHNWPYGPPGDAESPPDREPWEKRKKEDDPCKKKGSIIGCQNQTLGQQIPIAGTPYMLNYMSEREEGYKAKSTLEIPVSDGKPLPASLRRMNVSIQIGGKLYRASFAPSPNKTYTFEWDGKDAYGRELTGSHPYTVRVDYVYKAQYYPTNGEFERSFGRISAAPSSVFSGMRDTSEVSVGQEWHGALESPRNPYAEAGVAGWSLDPHHIYDDGSKRLLLGDGTTQTKTKSLRGEVDFSFQGYTIDYGTMTTGMDGWIYYSAVNFFNRSRAILGLDPSGKVVKVAEVPLSNGSVIAVDAQGTIYSYDTDKNQLLRKTKRQTDWEVIAGTGRRGPTTPLPDGAEATSVALAGIVELAASPDGSVYFTSYPTRPGDQNLVPYRTTLYKIGPDGILQTLGDHMAKGKDSGPGDKAGIGAVEQIRIGSDGSLYMTDTTGGTIYPDSRAFTRIRKLSPDGTLSRVAGVLLDEPGSRPAAHGMKATEAEFFFLSSYYVGGLSRLFLDAQDRLYFRAGGRDVYRVAQDGLLEKLETPSWVMDQATQKFNLTAVTADGGRIVVTESDRVRYFLVKEADSLLETPDEGGQVVYAFKGGDQTHAQTTDALTDAVLTKLGYDEEGRLIRITDRSGNEMSIERDSAGKPLAIIGAGGQRTELTTDEQGRLVAVTSPAGETYRMTYDAGGLLQTFVDPLEQTSSYAYDEDGLLIRAENGAGGVQTLNRADTADGTTVTYTDAEGRSTVYETKRIEGGLQRTTTGPDGTRLVATVRPGSERIELPDGSVMTKTMTGDPRWDMDVPVMKEATLTQPDGKKAIFNESRAVAFNEDGSLKSLTYTNKTGTSVTESKYEAATRQLTENGPDGLKQVFTYDEYGRVVQVEYPGQQLAPIVYTYDEKGRLAQSTQGEQLAKYTYDERNRLTALTDAAGRKRSFAYDEADRLISSTTPGGKVYGSSYDELGQLTGLTMPDGTTYQQSYNELGQFDGLASAEGPDWISLAHGAGGKLERSTLRGGRQIDYVYDTAGGKRITGMNDADILRTFEYADHTDRAKKLESVGQAPGSLPQTNEFAYVGDLVSKQTITGKAKGVYDYSYDVLAHLTKIQTSVTRMVYGVSQTANVTTDMRRDDMGRLVKYGPFTFDRTGPNGSVAGMNDGKLQVTQTYDELGRQKERIYTLGGLEVYRIKPEYDLSGSVASLTVTTPEGTETTVYMFDLDGQLTNVQRSGPEGATSEAYEYDANKNRIVREVTGSERMTSSYGQHDVLMAVGGTAYSFDEDGYLRQRGADTFKYGARGELLTASVSGVTYNYAYDALGRQTYREDGAGHSIQYFYGDPTSLQLVTSTVNENGELTNYLYDQDGLLLGLERGNVRYYVITDGVGTPQQVLDGQGKVVKRLKYDSYGGLLSDSNPGFALAIGYAGGLEDRGTGLVRFGTRDLDTLSGRWTARDPILFESGQANLYAYVNNNPVQYRDPCGTMCIGATAYDGIGGGGRVCFNNEGFSSCLEAGFGVGGGLDIAPLEGLTADGLSVEATAKIVKGPLALTVGVKLKDRWEGGCLEVEPIGKFEAGPFKTDLFSPIDKFSVKGKEENLGKNILDLFTPSKPELALKAKGCKSFKW; encoded by the coding sequence ATGTACAGAAAGCTGATCAAACGGTATATGCCGCTGCTGCTGGCAGCGGTGCTTGCCGTGCAGCCGCTCGTGCCGGCGGGCGCTGCGGAGACTGCGGCGGGGCCGGGGAGCATGGAAAGCGCGAGCGGCGGCGAAAGCGCAGGCAGCGGCGCTGCGGGATGGAGCGACCGCTTGCCCGCGTGGGCTACGACCGAGGTTGGGGAGCTGGCGGACGCGGGCGTTGTGAACGGCTATGAAGACGGAACCTTCCGGCCAGACCGGGCCGTGACCCGGGCGGAATTCACCGTGATGCTGAATCGGCTGCTGGCCCAGCTGCCGAAGAATGGGCTGGTCGAAGGCGATCAGTCGCAGGAAGCGATTTTTACCGATGTCAAGGATGAATGGTATGCGGAGGACGTGAACAAGGCGGCGCGTATGGGGCTGGTGCAGGGGGATGCGACCGGCGCCTTCCGGCCGCAGGCGCTTTTAAACCGCCAGGAGACGGCCGTCATGCTGGGACGGTTGACGGGCCGGAAGGCGGAACGAGCGGTCGAATTCACCGACAGCGGCCGGATTCCGGCCTGGGCGGCCCCGGCGATCTCGGCTCTTCATGAGGCCGGCATTGTTCAAGGCTATGAGGACGGCGCATTCCGCGGCGAGAAGAGCCTCACTCGCGCGGAAGCGGCGGTGGCGCTCCATCGCACCTTGAAGCTGCTGAAAGGTCCGGACAAGGCGGCTCCGCTGACTGTTGCAGTCAAGTCGGATGAAGGGCAGCCGCTGGCCCATGCGCTCGTTCGCGTTCACGCGAAGGGCAAGCGGGCTCAGCTCGCCTCGGGGCGGACGGATGCGCAAGGCAAATTTGTGCTGCCTGGAGAGTGGGAGAGCGGGTCGTACGATATCTATGCGACAAGCGACGGCGTCGCCGGCTTCCGAAGCGTGGATTGGATGCCAGGTACGACAGCCTATGAATTGGTTGCAAGAAAGGCAGCCGTGCTGGAAGGCAAGTTGACGGGAGACGACGGCAAAGCGGCGGCCGGCATCGTTCTGGCGTTTACGACGAATCCGACTTTTTATGCGATAACGAAGGCCGACGGTTCTTTCACCGCGTATGTCGAGCCGGAGCGCGTATACCGATTGTCTTATATCGCGGACGACAGCATCCGCGCGGCGGCTGCGAAGTCGGGGACGACCGAGCCGGAGCTGCTGCAGACCGAGCAGGCGAAGCAGGCGCTCGGTTTACTGGACAGTGAAGCGGCGAAGTCGGATGGCTGCAAATGCGTCCGTACGGAAGCGCCGGGAACATTCACAGCCCCCAAGGCCGGAGACAGGCTGGAGCTGGGCGTGCTTCGCCTTGACGGACGGGTGCCCAGTTCAGGCGGCGGTGGCGGAGGGGGCACGCAGCCGGACCTGACGCCGCCGGCTGTGCCGGGCGGACTGAAGGCGGAGCCCGGCGACGGGCTGATCGCGCTGGCGTGGACGGCGAATGCGGAGAGCGACTTGGCCGGCTACCGGATCTACGGGCGCGAGGAAGGGACCGAGGCGTGGACCATCCAGGCCGATGCGGGCGTGTCCGTGTCGTATACGGCGAAAGGGCTGACCAACGACCGGGCCTACGAATTCGCGGTAGCGGCCTACGACAAAAGCGGCAATGCGTCTGCGAAGTCGGAGCTTGTCCGGGCGAAGCCTAAAGCGGACGGTCCGCCGCCGGATGTAACACCGCCCGAGGTTCCGGGCGGCGTGAGGACGGAGGCGGGGGACGGGAAAGTCATGCTGACCTGGGATCCGAGCTCGGAGGACGATCAGGCCGGCTACCGGATCTACTGGCGCGTATCCGACGGAGCGGCCTGGAGCGAGTTCGACAAGCCCGGACGCGAGAGCGGTCATACGATCACCGGACTGACGAACGGCACGACGTACGATTTTGCCGTGAGCGCCTACGATGCGAGCGGCAACGAGTCGGCCAAATCCCAGACGAGGCGCGAGACGCCGCGGGGCGATCAGACGCCGGATCGGGAGCCTCCAGCCGTGCCGAGCGGGCTGAAGGCAGAGCCGGGCGTTCGGAAAATTGAGCTGAGCTGGACGGCCAACATCGAAGTCGATCTGGACAGCTATCGGATCTACAGCCGCGTGCAGGGAAGCCAGACCTGGAGCGGAGGCGTCGACGTCGGCCTGGAGACGACGTATACGGTGCTCGACGTCTGGCATGACCGGACGTACGAGTTCGCCATTGCGGCGTACGACACGAGCGGCAATATTTCTCACATGTCGGCGATCGTCAGCGCGACGCCGCTGAGCGAAGAGGAGCCGGACACGACGCCGCCGGCCGTGCCTGCCGGGCTGGCCGCCGTGGCTGGAGAAGGGCGGATCGCGCTGAACTGGACGGCGAACGAGGAAGACGATCTGGCCGGCTACCGGGTCTATGTCCGGGCGGCAGGGGCAAGCTCGTGGGGTGCAGCGCTTGAGGCCGGAATAGGCGCCTCTTACACGGCGACTGGCCTGACGGGCGGCATCGCCTATGAGCTGGCCGTATCGGCATACGACGAGAGCGACAACGAGTCGGCCAAGTCCGGCGCGGTGCAAGCAACGCCGACCGGCGGCGGAGGCAATCTGCCGCCCGATCCGGGCAGCGTAGCGTCGGAGCTGCCGGCCTCGGGCCAGGCGAGCTTCCAGGAGATGACGGACTTCCTGTACACAGGACCGAATCCGATTCAGACTGGCGTGCAGCCGGGCGCGATCGAAGCGGATCGCGCAGGCGTGCTGCGAGGGCGCGTGCTGGATTCGGCCCAGGCGCCGGTCGGCGGCGTACGCATCACGGTGCTGGATCATCCGGAGTGGGGGCAGACGCTGAGCCGAGCGGACGGGATGTTCGACCTGGCCGTGAACGGAGACGGGATCTGGACGCTGCAATACGAGAAGGACGGATACATGACCGTTCAGCGGAAAAAGCAGGCGACGCCGGGAGACTACGAACATCTGGAAGACGTCGTGCTGACGGCGTACGACAGCAAGGTGACGCAGGTGCAGCTGGAGGACAGCACGGAGCTCCAGGCAGCGCAAGGTACGCCGGTAACGGATGAGGACGGAACCCGCCAGTCGACGGTGCTGTTCCCCGCGGGGACGACGGCGACGATGAGGCTGCCGGACGGGACCGAGCAGCCGCTGACTAGCATCAGCTTCCGGTCCACGGAGTATACGGCAGGACCGGAGGGTCCGAAGGCGATGCCGGGCGAGCTGCCGCCGTACGTGGCGTATACGTATGCGGTGGAGTTGTCGGCGGACGAAGCGGTGCAGGCGGGAGCGACGGAGGTGACCTTCGACCGGGAAGTGTACCATTACCTGGACAACTTCATCGGCTTCCCGGTCGGGGAAGCGGTGCCGAATGCGTACTATGACCGGGAGAAAGGGCGTTGGATCGCGGCGCCGAACGGCAAGGTGATCAAGATCGTCTCGGTGAAGAACGGCTTGGCCGCAATCGATGCGGACGGAGACGGCGAAGCGGACGGCGAGGAGCAGCTGGCGAAGCTGGGCGTGACGGAGGAGGAGCTGCGCAAGCTCGCGGAGCTGTATGCACCGGGGAAAACGCTGTGGCGGGTGCCGATCACGCACTTCACGCCTTATGACCACAACTGGCCGTACGGACCTCCGGGAGACGCCGAATCGCCGCCGGATCGGGAGCCCTGGGAGAAGCGGAAGAAGGAAGACGATCCGTGCAAGAAGAAAGGCTCGATCATCGGCTGTCAGAACCAGACGTTGGGGCAGCAGATCCCGATCGCAGGAACGCCGTACATGCTGAACTACATGAGCGAGCGGGAGGAAGGCTACAAGGCGAAGTCGACGCTGGAAATTCCGGTGAGCGACGGCAAGCCGCTGCCGGCTTCTCTGCGGAGGATGAACGTGAGCATCCAGATCGGCGGCAAGCTGTACCGTGCGAGCTTCGCTCCGTCTCCGAACAAGACTTATACGTTCGAGTGGGACGGCAAGGATGCTTACGGTCGCGAGCTGACAGGCTCCCATCCTTACACGGTCCGCGTCGATTATGTGTATAAGGCTCAGTATTATCCGACAAACGGCGAATTCGAGCGCAGCTTCGGCCGGATCTCGGCTGCACCTTCCTCCGTATTCTCGGGAATGCGGGACACCTCCGAGGTCAGCGTAGGCCAGGAATGGCACGGAGCGCTGGAGAGCCCGCGCAACCCGTACGCGGAAGCCGGCGTTGCAGGCTGGAGCCTTGATCCGCATCATATTTACGATGACGGCTCGAAGAGACTGCTGCTGGGAGACGGCACGACACAGACTAAAACCAAGTCGCTGCGGGGCGAAGTGGACTTCTCGTTCCAAGGGTATACCATCGACTACGGTACGATGACAACCGGCATGGACGGGTGGATTTATTATTCAGCAGTCAACTTCTTCAATCGGAGCAGAGCGATTTTAGGACTCGATCCGAGCGGAAAAGTCGTTAAGGTGGCGGAGGTTCCGCTGTCCAACGGGAGCGTCATCGCGGTTGACGCGCAAGGGACGATCTATAGCTACGATACCGACAAAAACCAGCTGCTTCGCAAAACGAAGAGACAGACCGATTGGGAGGTTATTGCAGGCACGGGCAGAAGAGGCCCTACAACGCCGCTGCCTGATGGAGCGGAGGCCACGAGCGTAGCGCTGGCAGGCATCGTCGAGTTGGCTGCAAGTCCGGACGGTTCCGTCTACTTCACGTCCTACCCGACTCGGCCGGGCGATCAAAACTTGGTTCCGTACCGAACCACCCTGTACAAGATCGGTCCGGACGGCATCCTCCAGACGCTTGGAGATCATATGGCTAAAGGCAAGGACAGCGGTCCCGGCGACAAGGCGGGAATCGGCGCGGTGGAGCAGATCAGGATAGGAAGCGACGGCTCTCTTTATATGACCGATACGACTGGGGGGACGATATATCCCGACAGCCGCGCCTTCACGCGGATCCGCAAGCTAAGCCCGGACGGCACCTTGTCCCGGGTGGCGGGCGTGCTGCTCGATGAGCCTGGGAGCAGGCCGGCCGCTCATGGCATGAAGGCGACGGAAGCCGAGTTTTTCTTCCTTTCGAGTTACTATGTCGGCGGACTAAGTAGGCTTTTCCTGGACGCGCAGGACCGGCTTTATTTCAGAGCCGGAGGCAGGGACGTTTACCGGGTTGCGCAGGACGGACTTCTGGAGAAGCTGGAGACTCCGTCATGGGTCATGGACCAGGCGACGCAGAAGTTTAACCTGACGGCGGTTACCGCCGACGGCGGACGTATTGTCGTAACGGAGAGTGATCGGGTCCGCTATTTTCTGGTGAAAGAGGCTGATAGCCTGCTTGAGACGCCCGACGAAGGTGGTCAGGTCGTCTATGCGTTCAAGGGCGGGGACCAAACGCATGCGCAGACGACGGACGCCTTGACAGATGCGGTGTTGACCAAGCTGGGTTATGACGAAGAAGGCCGTCTGATACGAATTACCGACCGAAGCGGCAATGAGATGTCGATCGAACGGGATAGCGCAGGCAAGCCGTTGGCGATTATCGGAGCCGGCGGACAGCGGACGGAGCTGACGACGGATGAGCAGGGACGTTTGGTTGCGGTGACAAGCCCGGCCGGAGAAACGTATCGGATGACGTACGATGCCGGCGGACTGCTGCAAACGTTCGTCGATCCGCTGGAGCAGACCAGCAGCTACGCTTATGACGAAGACGGACTGCTGATTCGCGCCGAGAACGGGGCGGGAGGCGTGCAGACGCTGAACCGCGCGGATACGGCCGACGGGACGACCGTCACCTATACAGATGCGGAGGGACGTTCGACCGTATACGAGACGAAAAGGATCGAAGGCGGCTTGCAGCGGACGACGACCGGTCCGGACGGCACGCGTCTGGTCGCTACGGTGCGGCCGGGCAGCGAACGGATCGAGCTTCCGGACGGAAGCGTCATGACGAAGACGATGACGGGCGATCCGCGCTGGGACATGGACGTGCCGGTCATGAAGGAGGCGACGCTGACGCAGCCTGACGGCAAGAAGGCGATCTTCAACGAATCGCGCGCGGTGGCGTTTAATGAGGACGGGAGCTTGAAATCGTTGACGTATACGAACAAAACGGGGACTTCCGTAACCGAGTCTAAATACGAAGCGGCGACCCGGCAATTGACCGAGAATGGGCCTGACGGGTTGAAGCAGGTTTTCACCTACGATGAATACGGTCGGGTCGTACAGGTGGAATACCCAGGGCAGCAGCTTGCACCGATCGTATACACGTACGACGAGAAAGGACGGCTCGCCCAGTCAACGCAAGGGGAACAGCTCGCCAAGTACACGTACGACGAACGGAACCGGCTCACCGCATTGACGGATGCGGCCGGCCGGAAAAGATCGTTCGCTTATGACGAAGCCGACCGGTTGATCTCCTCCACGACGCCGGGCGGCAAAGTATACGGCAGCTCGTACGACGAGCTGGGGCAGCTGACTGGTCTGACGATGCCGGACGGCACGACATACCAGCAAAGCTACAATGAGCTGGGCCAGTTTGACGGATTAGCGTCCGCGGAAGGGCCGGACTGGATCAGCCTGGCGCATGGCGCCGGCGGCAAGTTGGAGCGGTCGACGCTGCGCGGCGGCCGTCAGATCGACTATGTCTACGATACGGCAGGCGGCAAGCGGATTACCGGCATGAACGATGCGGATATCCTGCGCACGTTCGAATATGCGGACCATACGGACCGGGCGAAAAAGCTGGAAAGTGTCGGCCAAGCCCCCGGATCGCTGCCGCAAACCAACGAGTTCGCGTATGTCGGCGATCTGGTGAGCAAGCAGACGATCACGGGCAAGGCCAAAGGCGTTTACGATTATTCCTACGACGTATTGGCCCATTTGACAAAGATCCAGACTTCCGTCACCAGGATGGTCTATGGCGTGTCGCAGACGGCTAACGTGACAACCGATATGCGCAGGGATGACATGGGCCGGCTGGTCAAGTACGGACCGTTCACGTTCGACCGAACCGGACCGAACGGAAGCGTGGCGGGGATGAATGACGGCAAGCTGCAGGTGACGCAGACCTACGACGAGCTGGGCCGGCAGAAGGAGCGTATTTATACGCTTGGCGGCCTTGAAGTCTACCGGATCAAGCCTGAATACGATCTGAGCGGCAGCGTCGCGAGCTTGACGGTGACTACACCGGAAGGCACGGAGACTACCGTCTATATGTTCGACCTGGATGGGCAGCTGACGAACGTGCAGCGCAGCGGTCCTGAAGGCGCGACGTCGGAAGCGTACGAATACGATGCGAACAAAAACCGAATCGTCCGCGAAGTAACGGGTTCGGAACGGATGACGAGCAGCTACGGGCAGCATGACGTACTGATGGCTGTGGGCGGTACGGCGTACAGCTTCGACGAAGACGGCTATCTTCGACAGCGCGGCGCGGACACGTTCAAGTATGGCGCCCGCGGGGAGCTGCTGACAGCGTCAGTAAGCGGCGTGACGTACAACTATGCGTACGACGCGCTGGGCAGACAAACGTACCGCGAGGACGGAGCCGGGCATTCGATCCAGTATTTTTACGGAGACCCGACATCGCTGCAGCTGGTAACGAGCACGGTCAACGAAAACGGGGAGCTGACGAATTACCTGTACGACCAGGACGGCCTGCTGCTCGGGCTGGAGCGGGGCAACGTCCGTTATTATGTGATTACGGACGGCGTAGGGACGCCGCAGCAGGTGCTGGACGGTCAAGGGAAGGTCGTCAAGCGGCTAAAGTATGACAGTTACGGCGGCTTGCTGTCTGATTCGAATCCAGGGTTCGCGCTGGCGATCGGATATGCGGGCGGACTGGAGGACCGGGGTACGGGACTGGTGAGGTTCGGGACGCGGGACCTGGATACGCTGTCGGGCCGCTGGACGGCGCGCGATCCGATTCTGTTCGAGAGCGGCCAGGCGAATCTGTATGCCTACGTCAATAACAATCCGGTGCAGTACCGCGATCCGTGCGGGACGATGTGCATCGGGGCGACCGCCTATGACGGAATCGGCGGGGGCGGGCGCGTCTGCTTTAACAACGAAGGTTTCTCCTCCTGTCTGGAGGCGGGCTTTGGCGTCGGGGGCGGCCTGGATATTGCGCCGCTCGAGGGCTTGACCGCGGACGGGTTGTCGGTCGAAGCGACTGCCAAAATCGTCAAAGGCCCGCTGGCTCTGACGGTCGGCGTCAAGCTGAAGGATCGATGGGAAGGCGGGTGCCTGGAAGTCGAGCCGATCGGAAAATTCGAAGCGGGCCCGTTCAAGACCGACCTGTTCAGTCCGATAGATAAGTTTTCGGTGAAAGGAAAGGAAGAGAATTTGGGCAAAAATATTCTCGATCTTTTCACGCCGAGTAAACCCGAGCTGGCCCTGAAGGCCAAAGGCTGCAAGTCTTTTAAGTGGTAA
- a CDS encoding MFS transporter — MPNTLADALDASAPSVRPFEPASEGKKRRSRLMLPALLLPVFMAVSNVFIVNVATPSIQKGLGAGFADIQFMLTGYTLTFAVLLIMGARLGDRFGRRRMLFIGVALFTIASLLCGIASHVSVLIAWRVLQGVGAALFMPQILSLIQANYPSERRGAIFGMYGATQGIAATAGQIIGGLLLRMDLWDLEWRAVFLIIFLLGALILIMIPFIPESSSPDRAGLDWFGAALAAAGLLMLVYPLVQGQRQGWPAALIVSLILSAPVLTLFAWYERRLSRRGRLPFMNVDLFRHQVFTFGILVVLLLMSSMGAFFLVAAYMLQLGLHFSALQAGLVIGAMGMGYFLASLFSSRVAAKLGTHVLTVGSVLTTAGYLLLAWAVQTTGLSSNIGIWIPALAVLGIGQGFVAAPLTNIVLAKIRTTDIGSASGVMTTSIQIAQTIGIALIGIVWLSALDARTGATSAYPDAFNVSLYVLAAASALILPLALMLARRNRARQT; from the coding sequence ATGCCTAACACACTTGCGGACGCGCTGGACGCGTCTGCCCCGTCGGTGCGGCCTTTCGAGCCTGCATCCGAAGGAAAAAAACGCAGATCGCGTCTGATGCTGCCGGCGCTGCTGCTGCCGGTATTCATGGCCGTGTCGAACGTGTTCATCGTGAACGTGGCGACGCCTTCCATTCAGAAGGGACTCGGGGCCGGGTTCGCGGACATCCAATTCATGCTTACCGGGTATACGCTCACCTTCGCCGTGCTGCTCATTATGGGCGCCCGGCTGGGCGACCGGTTCGGACGCCGGAGAATGCTGTTCATCGGCGTGGCTTTATTTACGATCGCCTCTCTGTTATGCGGCATCGCTTCCCATGTGTCTGTGCTCATTGCCTGGCGCGTCTTGCAAGGCGTCGGGGCCGCTCTGTTTATGCCGCAAATTTTATCCTTGATTCAGGCCAATTATCCTTCGGAACGCCGAGGCGCGATATTCGGCATGTACGGAGCTACGCAAGGAATAGCGGCGACGGCCGGACAGATTATCGGCGGGCTGCTCCTGCGCATGGATCTGTGGGACCTGGAATGGAGAGCGGTATTTCTGATCATCTTCCTCCTTGGGGCTCTCATCCTGATAATGATTCCGTTTATTCCGGAATCCAGCTCGCCGGACCGCGCTGGACTGGATTGGTTCGGAGCCGCGCTCGCCGCGGCCGGCTTGCTGATGCTCGTCTATCCGCTTGTGCAGGGACAGCGCCAAGGCTGGCCCGCCGCACTGATCGTCAGCTTGATTTTGTCGGCCCCCGTGCTGACGCTGTTCGCCTGGTACGAGCGGCGGCTGTCGCGACGCGGACGGCTCCCCTTTATGAATGTCGATCTGTTTAGACATCAAGTGTTCACGTTCGGCATTCTCGTCGTGCTGCTGCTCATGTCGTCGATGGGCGCCTTTTTCCTTGTCGCCGCCTACATGCTTCAGCTCGGACTTCATTTCTCGGCGCTGCAGGCAGGCCTTGTCATCGGCGCGATGGGGATGGGCTACTTCCTCGCCTCTCTGTTCTCTTCCCGCGTCGCCGCGAAGCTTGGCACCCACGTGCTGACCGTCGGCTCCGTTCTGACGACGGCAGGCTATCTACTGCTGGCCTGGGCGGTCCAGACGACCGGGCTTTCCTCCAACATCGGCATATGGATCCCCGCGCTGGCCGTGCTCGGCATCGGTCAAGGCTTCGTCGCCGCTCCGCTGACGAATATCGTATTGGCGAAAATCCGCACGACTGACATCGGCTCCGCATCGGGCGTCATGACCACGAGCATTCAAATCGCCCAAACGATCGGCATCGCCCTGATCGGCATCGTATGGCTGAGCGCGCTTGACGCCCGAACCGGAGCGACCTCCGCTTATCCCGACGCGTTTAACGTCAGCCTGTATGTGCTGGCCGCCGCCAGCGCACTCATCCTGCCGCTGGCTTTGATGCTCGCGAGGCGGAACAGGGCCCGGCAGACGTAA